In Leptotrichia sp. OH3620_COT-345, the following proteins share a genomic window:
- a CDS encoding helicase C-terminal domain-containing protein, whose product MKIADFINVEVAEIIKNEIENSGGNEIFFRGIPDDKGLVTDVEVIARGNGNSVAALLNMMRKNEVIIHNHPSGILIPSNEDVEISSLYGESGGASYIVNNEVDEIYVMVPLKKYIKINIDEFFGENGKIHEKIKMFEPRKEQYKMSKYIEKCINENKKLIVEAGTGTGKTIAYLLPTLLYALENNLKLIISTNTINLQEQLINKDIPLIRKIIEKDFIYEIVKGRGNYLCKRKLKNINTLESDKDTEEEKREKRILKKILEWDEITETGDRSELKYEVPNYIWEQVNCEADLCTSSRSSDCYFFKARKKIANADMLIVNHHLFFADLSIRNEIGFNTEYSILPNYDIVVFDEAHNIEDTARNYFTYEVSRHTFGRLTGNIYNRRATGQNNAGALTRLLVYLNENLKQEEYVKIDDMKEEVIRSLNEFYDYGNTIFDKIIYPFAQELTTGEIKRRIDKDEIKNSKFWLEIMDMKSDFKDKYGELLRKTVKFLNFIDSFELEDENGIIFDFTRYFERLKQYFVNFEFILRGDDENFVYWLNINSSRANIRLYATPFDIAESLEENLFNKMNRMIFTSATLAVDNKFDYYKKSIGLKNSEKKEIEEKIITSPFDYEKQMKVYIPNDTLDPNSMDFLADLERFIEKIIKKTDGHCFLLFTSYSSMNYLYNKLKFYFNKNEYTLIKQNDYPRHEMIEIFKTSKSPVLFGTDSFWEGVDVQGEQLKSVIIVKLPFKVPNDPVTEAIIENTRKKGKNPFNDYQVPQAVIKFKQGVGRLIRSKQDTGIITILDNRIIKKVYGKKFLKSLPKNIIEKSRNKILELMESE is encoded by the coding sequence ATGAAGATTGCCGATTTTATTAATGTCGAAGTAGCAGAAATAATTAAAAATGAAATAGAAAACTCAGGCGGAAATGAAATTTTTTTCAGAGGGATACCGGATGATAAAGGTCTTGTTACTGATGTTGAGGTGATAGCAAGAGGAAATGGAAATTCTGTTGCGGCATTGCTTAATATGATGAGAAAAAATGAAGTTATAATACATAACCATCCTTCGGGAATATTAATACCTTCTAATGAAGATGTGGAAATTTCAAGTCTATATGGAGAATCTGGAGGAGCTTCGTATATTGTAAATAATGAGGTTGATGAAATATATGTAATGGTTCCTCTGAAAAAATATATTAAAATAAATATAGATGAATTTTTTGGAGAAAATGGGAAAATACATGAAAAAATAAAGATGTTTGAACCACGTAAAGAGCAATATAAAATGTCAAAATACATTGAAAAATGTATAAATGAAAATAAGAAACTTATTGTAGAAGCCGGAACAGGAACAGGAAAAACAATAGCTTATTTATTGCCGACTTTATTATATGCTCTGGAAAATAATTTGAAACTTATTATTTCCACAAATACGATAAATTTACAAGAACAGCTTATAAATAAAGATATACCTCTAATAAGAAAAATAATTGAAAAAGATTTTATATATGAGATAGTAAAAGGTAGAGGAAATTATCTCTGTAAGAGAAAGTTAAAGAATATAAATACACTTGAAAGTGATAAGGATACGGAAGAAGAAAAAAGGGAAAAAAGAATATTAAAAAAAATTCTTGAATGGGATGAAATAACCGAAACGGGAGATAGAAGTGAGCTGAAATATGAAGTTCCGAACTATATATGGGAGCAAGTAAACTGTGAAGCTGACCTGTGTACTTCAAGTCGTTCTTCAGACTGTTATTTTTTTAAAGCAAGAAAAAAAATAGCCAATGCGGATATGTTAATAGTAAATCATCATTTATTTTTTGCAGATTTGTCAATAAGAAATGAAATAGGTTTTAATACGGAATACTCCATACTTCCTAATTATGATATTGTTGTTTTTGATGAAGCCCATAATATAGAAGATACTGCGAGAAATTATTTTACTTATGAAGTATCAAGACATACATTCGGAAGACTTACAGGTAATATATATAACAGGAGAGCAACAGGGCAGAATAATGCAGGAGCATTAACAAGACTTCTTGTATATTTGAATGAAAATCTGAAACAGGAAGAATATGTAAAAATAGATGATATGAAAGAAGAAGTTATTAGATCTTTAAATGAGTTTTATGATTACGGTAACACAATTTTTGATAAAATAATATATCCTTTTGCACAGGAATTAACAACAGGAGAAATAAAAAGAAGGATAGATAAAGATGAGATAAAAAATAGTAAATTCTGGCTTGAAATAATGGATATGAAAAGCGACTTTAAAGATAAATACGGAGAATTGTTAAGAAAAACGGTAAAATTTTTAAATTTTATAGATAGTTTTGAATTGGAAGATGAAAATGGTATTATATTTGATTTTACAAGGTATTTTGAACGTCTGAAGCAATACTTTGTAAATTTTGAATTTATATTACGGGGAGATGATGAAAATTTTGTGTACTGGCTAAATATTAATTCTTCCAGAGCAAATATACGCCTTTATGCCACTCCTTTTGATATAGCTGAATCCCTTGAAGAAAATTTGTTCAATAAAATGAACAGAATGATTTTCACATCGGCGACTCTAGCAGTGGATAATAAATTTGATTATTATAAAAAAAGTATAGGACTTAAAAACAGTGAAAAGAAAGAAATCGAGGAAAAAATTATAACTTCTCCTTTTGATTACGAAAAACAGATGAAAGTATATATACCGAATGATACTTTAGATCCCAATAGTATGGATTTTTTAGCTGATCTAGAACGTTTTATAGAAAAAATTATAAAAAAGACTGATGGACATTGTTTTTTGCTTTTTACTTCATATAGTTCAATGAACTATTTATATAATAAGCTGAAGTTCTATTTTAATAAAAATGAGTATACTCTTATAAAACAGAATGATTATCCGAGACATGAAATGATAGAGATTTTTAAAACATCAAAAAGTCCTGTTCTATTTGGAACTGACAGCTTTTGGGAGGGAGTGGACGTTCAGGGAGAACAGTTAAAGTCAGTAATTATAGTGAAATTACCTTTTAAGGTGCCTAATGATCCCGTTACTGAAGCAATTATAGAAAATACAAGAAAAAAAGGGAAAAATCCTTTTAACGATTATCAGGTACCTCAAGCTGTAATAAAATTCAAGCAAGGAGTGGGGAGACTTATAAGAAGCAAGCAAGACACAGGTATTATAACAATTTTAGATAACAGGATTATAAAAAAAGTTTATGGAAAAAAATTTTTAAAATCATTGCCTAAAAATATAATTGAGAAAAGTAGAAATAAAATTTTGGAATTAATGGAATCTGAGTAA
- the rpsT gene encoding 30S ribosomal protein S20: MAHSKSSKKRIFIGERNANRNQAIKSRVKTFVKKVLSAVEAKNVDEAKTALQVAYKELDKAVTKGVLKKNTASRKKSRLALKVNSLAG, encoded by the coding sequence ATGGCACATTCAAAATCATCTAAAAAAAGAATTTTCATTGGTGAAAGAAATGCAAATAGAAATCAAGCTATAAAAAGTAGAGTTAAAACATTTGTAAAAAAAGTTCTTTCGGCTGTTGAAGCTAAAAATGTCGACGAAGCTAAAACAGCATTACAGGTTGCCTATAAAGAATTAGATAAAGCTGTAACTAAGGGAGTTCTTAAAAAAAATACAGCATCAAGAAAAAAATCAAGACTTGCATTAAAAGTTAATTCATTGGCAGGATAA
- a CDS encoding Gx transporter family protein: MENKQIKYLGKEKKQLKKVLQLSMFLSLGIVLQIIESIIVIPIFIPGIKLGLVNIVTMTVVYTYGVKDGVKLGIIRVIVVGILRNGFGINFLFSLSGMLLSICAVGFAKKYSKLSVIGVSIVGANFHILGQIIAASFIYKTDLFFLSYLPFMFLITIVTGGIVGYVANEVMERMEIKSFL, from the coding sequence ATGGAAAACAAACAGATAAAATACTTGGGAAAAGAAAAAAAACAATTAAAAAAAGTACTTCAACTTTCAATGTTTCTGAGTCTTGGAATAGTACTGCAAATAATAGAGTCAATCATAGTAATTCCTATTTTTATACCGGGAATAAAATTAGGTCTGGTAAATATAGTGACAATGACAGTCGTTTACACATATGGAGTAAAAGATGGAGTGAAACTGGGTATTATAAGAGTAATTGTCGTGGGAATATTAAGAAACGGATTTGGAATAAATTTTCTTTTTTCTCTGTCGGGAATGCTACTTTCAATTTGTGCAGTTGGATTTGCAAAAAAATACAGTAAGCTTTCAGTAATCGGAGTAAGTATTGTAGGAGCAAATTTTCATATATTAGGACAGATAATAGCAGCTTCTTTTATTTACAAAACAGATTTATTTTTTCTAAGTTATCTGCCGTTTATGTTTCTTATTACAATAGTGACAGGAGGAATTGTCGGATATGTTGCAAATGAAGTCATGGAGCGTATGGAAATAAAAAGTTTTTTATAA
- a CDS encoding NusG domain II-containing protein — MEKIMLNIILKNKKNINKYDILYILFIISISVFLFLFKIIFTDTKGNRAEVRYSGKEIMTLDLNKNQVIIMKKKDYPLLLGTLIIEVKNKKVAVIKESSPYHYCSLVGFTDDSTRPIICQPNKVTITVKNSGKNSIDSDIDVEVR; from the coding sequence ATGGAGAAAATTATGTTAAATATAATTTTAAAGAATAAAAAAAACATAAATAAATATGATATTTTGTATATACTATTTATAATTTCAATTTCAGTTTTTCTTTTTTTATTTAAAATAATATTTACGGATACTAAAGGGAATCGAGCAGAAGTTCGGTATTCAGGGAAAGAAATAATGACTCTCGATTTGAATAAAAATCAAGTTATAATTATGAAAAAAAAAGACTATCCGTTATTACTCGGAACTCTTATAATTGAAGTGAAAAATAAAAAAGTTGCTGTAATAAAAGAAAGTTCTCCTTATCATTACTGTTCACTTGTAGGTTTTACAGATGATAGTACAAGACCTATTATATGTCAGCCTAATAAAGTGACAATAACAGTAAAAAATAGCGGCAAAAATTCTATCGATAGTGATATCGACGTGGAGGTACGCTAA
- a CDS encoding FAD:protein FMN transferase, with the protein MIKYIKTFIKKNIVILKLRNIGLLVFILALFSNCSDKKEKLYTETVDELFDTTHILTGYAQSEEEFKKNVSVYEKEMKRFDKLYTIYKSYDGINNLKTINDNAGIKAIKVDKDIINLLEESIRMYREVSNSVNIAAGSIIDLWEKRNENTLPLEEKLKEASKCTDINNIVINKKEETVFLKEKCMKINVGAVAKGYAVEFVAEKMKKMGITSFIISAGGNVRIIGKRKVPKKENKISDLKKCREEFCIGITSPIYGNTELDNNNPYKKGEYIAKIAAKDMSVVTTGNYQRYFVYKGEIYGHVIDLKKLKPGGEFASVTVITENSAFADFMSTALFLLSYEEGEKLVKNMGNIDAIWAFKNGEIKNTERLINGENYVKYNFKE; encoded by the coding sequence ATGATAAAGTACATAAAAACTTTCATAAAAAAAAATATAGTAATCCTTAAACTTAGAAATATAGGGCTTCTAGTATTTATATTAGCCCTATTTTCAAATTGCTCGGATAAAAAAGAAAAACTGTATACGGAAACAGTTGACGAATTATTCGATACTACACATATTCTTACAGGGTATGCTCAAAGTGAAGAGGAATTCAAAAAAAATGTCTCTGTTTATGAGAAAGAAATGAAAAGGTTCGATAAGCTGTATACTATTTATAAAAGTTATGACGGAATAAATAATTTAAAAACAATAAATGATAATGCAGGGATAAAAGCGATAAAAGTTGATAAGGATATAATAAATTTACTCGAAGAATCCATAAGAATGTACAGAGAAGTAAGCAATTCTGTAAATATAGCAGCAGGTTCTATAATAGATCTTTGGGAAAAAAGAAATGAAAATACTTTACCTTTAGAGGAAAAGTTAAAAGAAGCTTCAAAATGCACTGATATTAATAATATTGTAATAAATAAAAAGGAAGAGACCGTATTTCTAAAGGAAAAGTGCATGAAAATCAATGTAGGAGCTGTAGCAAAGGGATATGCAGTCGAATTTGTAGCTGAAAAAATGAAAAAAATGGGAATAACTTCTTTTATAATATCTGCAGGGGGGAACGTACGAATAATAGGAAAAAGAAAAGTTCCAAAAAAAGAAAATAAAATTTCCGATTTGAAAAAATGCAGAGAAGAGTTTTGTATAGGAATAACATCTCCTATTTATGGAAATACCGAGCTTGATAACAATAATCCCTATAAAAAAGGAGAATATATTGCAAAAATTGCGGCAAAAGATATGTCGGTGGTCACTACAGGGAATTATCAGAGATATTTTGTATATAAAGGAGAAATTTACGGTCATGTCATAGATTTAAAAAAGTTGAAACCGGGAGGAGAGTTTGCTTCAGTGACTGTAATAACTGAAAATTCAGCTTTTGCAGATTTTATGTCTACAGCATTGTTTTTGCTTTCTTATGAAGAAGGGGAAAAACTTGTCAAAAATATGGGAAATATAGATGCAATATGGGCATTTAAAAACGGTGAAATAAAGAATACCGAAAGGCTTATAAATGGAGAAAATTATGTTAAATATAATTTTAAAGAATAA